The following are encoded in a window of Oncorhynchus masou masou isolate Uvic2021 chromosome 17, UVic_Omas_1.1, whole genome shotgun sequence genomic DNA:
- the LOC135558878 gene encoding B-cell lymphoma/leukemia 10-like, translated as MDVPHLTEDEMADIKKEVLTRLRPYLCEKIRADRHFDYLRSRKILTRDDTEEISCRITQTKKTGLLLDYLAENPRGLDALIESIQQGRTLNFLITKITDEVQKVKNEKLESLRAGASSSTSGFLPTQDTSGDNKDLSKTLSYESNLASTMLYNGEGSPSTSDALRFLNRPAASSHGKDVLSSMRGGSMAVSSSQVSSTLPRPGDPGAPPLPQEVLLLPEASSNMDAGPHRSTAISGGDVNFQPLRSRSTPTFMSYRDPSPQPPPKS; from the exons ATGGATGTTCCCCACCTGACAGAAGATGAAATGGCCGATATAAAAAAGGAA GTCCTGACTAGGCTGCGGCCGTACCTTTGTGAAAAGATCCGGGCTGACCGTCATTTTGACTACCTGCGCTCGCGGAAGATCCTGACTCGAGACGACACAGAGGAGATCAGCTGCAGGATCACGCAGACCAAGAAAACGGGCTTGCTCCTGGACTACCTGGCTGAGAACCCTCGGGGGCTGGATGCCCTGATCGAGTCCATCCAACAAGGACGTACGCTCAACTTCCTGATTACCAAGATCACTGATGAAGTGCAGAAGGTGAAGAACGAGAAGCTAGAATCTCTCAGAG CAGGGGCATCCAGTTCCACCTCGGGCTTCCTGCCAACTCAGGACACATCCGGGGACAATAAAGACCTCTCCAAGACACTGTCATATGAGTCCAACCTGGCATCCACCATGTTATACAACGGAGAAGGGAGCCCATCCACCTCTGACGCCCTAAGGTTCCTCAACCGGCCTGCTGCCTCCAGCCATGGAAAGGACGTGTTGTCATCCATGCGAGGGGGTAGCATGGCTGTGTCTTCATCCCAGGTGTCTTCCACACTGCCCAGGCCTGGAGACCCAGGGGCTCCCCCCCTGCCGCAGGAAGTGCTGCTACTGCCAGAGGCCTCATCTAACATGGACGCTGGACCACACAGGAGCACGGCGATCAGCGGAGGGGATGTCAACTTCCAGCCCCTGAGGTCACGCTCCACACCCACTTTCATGTCATACAGGGACCCTTCACCTCAGCCCCCACCAAAGTCTTaa